The Candidatus Sulfotelmatobacter sp. region TTGTTGGCTGTTTATGGTGGCGAACGGATTTCCTGCCATCACCGCACCACCGCTGACACCCACGGTGTAGCCCAGAGAGTCGCCTTGGCCCGCCGGAGGAAGCAGCTCGGAAGTGGCTTGTGACGTGGTATGCCATCCGCTTGCGGGCTTTACGTAGGTGTAGATTGCGCCGCCCGGCGTCGTGAAATGGTTATAGGCTGCGACGGCAATAGTGTTGCCGGCAATGGAAACGGCGCTGCCGAATTCATCATTGGGCTGGCCGAGGGGCCGGGTGAGCTCGGCGGTTTGGGTCATGCTCTTCCAGCCCTGCGTCGGTTTGACGAACACATAGGCTGCTCCGACTTGGTTGTGGTGGTAGTAGGCGCCGACGACGACGGTGTCGCCGCTCATGGAAAGGGCGCTTCCGTAGAAATCGTCAGCGGTTTCGTCCGATCCCATGAGTGCGGCGTTGGGAATGTTCTTAGTGACCCATCCGGTGGAGGGTTTGACGAAGACGTCGGCTTCGCCGGGATAATTCTGTCCTTCATTGCAGCAGCCACCGGCTACGACGATGATGGTGTTTCCGCTGACGGCCACTGGACTGCCGCTCCCGTAAGCGGCCGGGTTGCTCAATTGGGCAACCTCGGTCATGTCGACCCATCCGCTAGAAGGCTTCTCGTAGACGTATCCCGCATATGCGCTGCCGGCGACGATGGTGTTGCCGCTAATGGCGACCGAGAGGCCGAGACCGAACGACGAGGTGCCTGCGAGTTGCGCGGTTTCGGTCATGTCGGCCCATCCGCCAGCGGGCTCGACGTAGACAAAGACGACGCCCTGGTCGCTGTTGGCGAAGGACGCGCCAACAACGATAGTGTTTCCGCTGATGGCGACGGAGCCGCCGAAATCACCGGTGTTGGAGATGGAAGGGGTGAGCTTGGCGACCTGGGTCGAATTCTGCCAGCCATCCGCCGATTTCACGAAAACGTATACGGCGCCCGCCCCGATGTCACCCACTACAACCGTGTCGCCGCTGATGGCGCTGGGGTTACCGAACTGGCTGTCGGCAGTAGAATCGCTGCCGGTGAGCGTGGCCACTTGATATGATCCGCCAGTTGACTTCTGAGCGAAGGCGGACGCGGCGAAGGCCAAAATGACGATTAGGTGAGCGATGTATAGTCGGCGCATTCGAATTCTCCTCTGGTCGAAATGTGGAGATCCCTGGGTCGAAGACGGGTAGACGTCTTCAAAGGAAATCAACTCCATAGACTGAGAGTTTCTTCGAGTGCCGGTTTCAATCAGGCTACGGCTTCACGACAAAATTCTTTCTGCTCTGCAAGACCGCGCCGGCAGTCGTGACTTCGATCGGGCCTGTGCTGGCGCCGGCGGGAATGATTGCGGACAGATGAGTGTCGGAGAGCACTTTGAAATTCGCGGCCGCGCCGTTGAAGGTGACTTTGGTCGCCCCCTTCAGATGAGTGCCCAGAAGAGTGACGGTGGCGCCCGCCTTGCCGCTGAATAGCGCTGTATTCACGAACGGCGCCAATCCCATATCGAGGCTGTAAACCGTGCCGTCGTTGGAGGTCCCGCCGAATTCGGTGACGCCGTAGAAATTGCCGTCGGTGTATTGGACCGGAGGTGACAACGGGTCGGTCTGCGTGAGATTGGCGGTGTTGTTGAAGCTGTAGAGGCTGGCGTAGGTCCCGCTGGTGCTGGTGTTGAACAGAGTACCGTCACCCTCGGAGCCGCCGTCAGAGGTAGAACCGTAGTAGTTGCCGTCGGTGCCGAGCAGCATGCCGGCGCTGGGGAAGGTGCCGTCGCCAAAAGTTGCGCCGAAGCTGTGGAGCACGGTGACTCCGAGGCTCGGAGTCACCTGATAAATCACGCCTTCGCCGTTGGTGCCGCCGTCTTGAGTGGTGCTATAGAAATTTCCATTCGAAGCCTGAACCAGAGGACCGATGGGGAACGATCCGCCCGCGCCGCAGGGGAAATCGTAAGTTGCGCCGATGACTCCGGCGGTGGACATCTTCAGAATCGTTCCACAATAAAACGTGCCGCCCTCGGCGACCGGGATGTAGAGATTTCCGTCGCTGCCCTGGGTGGGTGGGGCGATGGGGCCGAAGCCGTGCGTGTCGGTTACGTCAAATTTGTAGATGGTGGTGAGGGTGCCGGAACTGGTGATCTTGTAAACGATGCCGCGGCCGTTTTCGCCGCCGCCGCTGGTGGTGCCGTAGAAATTCCCGTCGGACGCGAGAGTGGGCGGGTTCCACGGAAAAGCTCCATCGATGAAGGTGTTGAAGTTGTGCAAGATGGTCACAGCGCCGGCAGGGGTCATCTTGAAAACGGTGCCCATGCTTTCGGTGCCGCCCTGCTGCGTGGTGCCATAGAAATTGCCGTCGGTACCAAGGGTAAGGCCGCCGGTGGGATTGGCGCCGTCGCTGGTGCCGCCCTTAAAGCTGTAGACGACTTTTTGCTGTCCGGCAGTATTCACGGAAAAGATGGTGCCGACGTTGTTCGCTCCACCGTTGTAGGTAGTGCCGTAGAGGTTGCCGTTGGTGCCCTGTACCAGGGTCACGTAAAAGGGATTGGCTCCGCTGATGCGATTGCCGGCGAAACTATAAAGCGTGGTGACCGTCTGGGCTGAGCCGAGAGTGGCGGCCGACAATATGGCCGCGAGCATGGCGCTTCTGAAAATAATCATAGAAAGGCCGGTCAAACGGTGATGAGAGCCAAAAAAATCCGCAGTGTTTTTTGAGCGCATAAAAAGCCTCCAGGTTCGGAACCACGCGATAGCAATGCGCAGAGGGAGGGGCGCACCTTGCCTTGGAACGCTACCTTACTTTTCGGTGAGCCCGCAAGATGAAGGAAATTGCACAGTTCTGGCGGGCGGGAACGGCGTTATTTCAACGGGGATTATTTCAATCGTCGCGCTTCGGCTTCCGTCAGCCAGCCCCGGCGCAGTTTTTCCATGGGAATGCTCGACAGGTAAGGCTTGAGGTCGAGAATTGGCGTGCCGTCGAGCATGTCGACGCCGCGAACGTGCAGCGAATTGGCCTCGCGACGGAGCAGCTCGACGACAGTCAGTCCGAGAGGGTTGGGACGGCGCGGGGAGCGGGTGGCGAAGACGCCATGCGGGCGATCGTCAATGGGCGGCGTGCCGACCAGGTCGAATCCTTCCGAGCGATCGAACACCCACAGAACGAAGAGGTGAGAGAAGCCTTCGATGTCAGCGAGGCCGGGTTCGAATTGCGGCAGAATTTCGAGCATACCTTCGGCCTCGTGTTGAGCGTTGAAGCCTTTGGGAATTTGTTTGGTGTTTTGGTAGGGAGATTTTATGACGCCGATTGGTTGAGGCGAAA contains the following coding sequences:
- a CDS encoding choice-of-anchor tandem repeat GloVer-containing protein, with the protein product MIIFRSAMLAAILSAATLGSAQTVTTLYSFAGNRISGANPFYVTLVQGTNGNLYGTTYNGGANNVGTIFSVNTAGQQKVVYSFKGGTSDGANPTGGLTLGTDGNFYGTTQQGGTESMGTVFKMTPAGAVTILHNFNTFIDGAFPWNPPTLASDGNFYGTTSGGGENGRGIVYKITSSGTLTTIYKFDVTDTHGFGPIAPPTQGSDGNLYIPVAEGGTFYCGTILKMSTAGVIGATYDFPCGAGGSFPIGPLVQASNGNFYSTTQDGGTNGEGVIYQVTPSLGVTVLHSFGATFGDGTFPSAGMLLGTDGNYYGSTSDGGSEGDGTLFNTSTSGTYASLYSFNNTANLTQTDPLSPPVQYTDGNFYGVTEFGGTSNDGTVYSLDMGLAPFVNTALFSGKAGATVTLLGTHLKGATKVTFNGAAANFKVLSDTHLSAIIPAGASTGPIEVTTAGAVLQSRKNFVVKP
- the tsaA gene encoding tRNA (N6-threonylcarbamoyladenosine(37)-N6)-methyltransferase TrmO produces the protein MFSPQPIGVIKSPYQNTKQIPKGFNAQHEAEGMLEILPQFEPGLADIEGFSHLFVLWVFDRSEGFDLVGTPPIDDRPHGVFATRSPRRPNPLGLTVVELLRREANSLHVRGVDMLDGTPILDLKPYLSSIPMEKLRRGWLTEAEARRLK